The nucleotide sequence TATTTCAACGACTTTCAGCCTGTAATAAAGATCTTCCCTGAATGTTCCTTGAGCGACAAGTTCTTTAAGATCTCGGTTGGTGGCAGCAATGATCCTTACATCTACTTTTATTGGTTGTGAGTCTCCAACCTTTTCAAATTCCTTTTCCTGAAGTACGCGAAGGAGTTTTTGCTGAAGAGTAGGGGATATGTCACCGATTTCATCTAAGAAAAGGGTACCTTCGTCAGCTTTTTCAAATCTTCCAGCTCTGTCGGTATTAGCGCCTGTAAAGGCCCCTTTAATGTGGCCAAAAAGTTCGCTTTCAAGAACTGATTCAGAAAGCGCAGAACAGTTGACCTTTACAATGGGCTTGTCGCGCCTGATACCTGAAAAGTGAAGAGCCTCTGCAACCAGTTCCTTTCCGGTTCCACTTTCCCCAGTTATGAGTACAGTGCTTCTGATGTCAGAAAGGCTCTCTATAAGAGAATAAATTTTCTGCATAGGAGAGCTTTTGCCTATGATGGCTTTTCTGAAATCCCTGCGGCGGTTAAGATCCTTCTCAAGGACGCTGATTCTTGTTTCATCGCTTATTGCGATTACTGCTCCATTGCTTTCATTATGGCCATTTTTGAATGGAGATACTTTTAGCGTGTAGACAGAGCTGTGTTTCGGACATTCGTATTTGTAGACAGAAGCTGTCTTTCCAGTAGTTATTGATTCCTGAACAGTATTGATAAGTCTGCGCCTGCATTCTTCTGAACAGAGATTTTTATGTGCATCGCCTTCCTGATGATCCAGTTTTTGACCGACTGACGTATTAGAAAACATGCAGAATTTTACGGCGGACTGATTCAGGTCTGTTATCGTCAGATGCTTGTCAACTGAGAGCATGGCGTCTGAAACACTCTGGAATATGGCTTCAATATTTCTGCGGTAACGTAATGCCTCTCTGCTTATGGAATTATGTCTTATGGCTCCACGCGTGACATGAAGAAGTATATCAAGTTCCACAGGCTTGCAGAGATAATCATATCCTCCCTGTCTTACAGCCTCGGCAGCGCTGTTTACAGTCGGAAAGCCAGTGATGATGACTATGGGTGTAGTAATTCCTCTGGTCTTGCATTCTGCGAGGAAATCCACGCCGGTTTCCTTTCCGGACAGATTGATGTCTGTGAAAATAACATCGTATTCAGTCTTGCTGGTTAATGTGACTGCTTCCCGAAATTCACAGGCAGTATCGACAGAATATCCATTTTTTGAAAGAAAGCGGCGGAATGTTTCTCTCAGACTTGCATCATCTTCAATGATGAGGATTCTCTGAATCATTATTATACCTTGGGCTGTATATGTCTGTTTTATAACTGTAAAACTACGATAGTATCCATCGTGACTATGCACTATTTTCAGTATTGTTCTTGGGAGCGAAACAATGGTTGTCCCAAGCGATGGTTGCACCATCTATTCTTTAAACCACATAACACATAAAGTTTTTGCGGAGCTTTTTTCAAAAAGCGACCCGCCGAAGGCATTCGGATCAATGTCGGATTACGAGCTACGAATTGGCCTTTTTACGGCAATTTAACCATACCGGCATACCAATAAACCCCAAATTGATTTCTTAACTGAAAATCAGGCAGAACCACAATATTTATTGGTTCTTATCAATTATTGGAAAATCTATAATGACCGTGGTTGAAATCCCTGCCTCGCTTTCAATTACCATGGATCCTCTATGATCCGATATTATATTCTGGGACACGCTAAGTCCGAGTCCTGTACCTTTCCCAACAGGCTTTGTAGTAAAAAAAGGCATCATGATCCTATTAATAAGACTTTCTGGAATTCCTGTTCCGAAGTCCTTAAAAGTCAGTCTCACAAGTTTGTCTGATCCAAAATTGATCAGTTCTCCCTCAATTATTATTTTTTTGTTTTCATCCAGACCCTGGTATTTTTCATTCAGGGCGTGGGCCGCATTATTTATAATATTAAGAAAAACCTGAGTGATAAGCTGGCTGTTCATGTTGATCTCAGGCAGATTGTCCGCAATGTCTATTTGAAGCCGGATATGATCATTTCTTAATTTAGCTTCAACCAAACAGATACTTTCTGAAATTATATTGCCAATTCTGCAAGGTGCTTTTTCACCTGAACCTGTTCTGGCGAATGACAGTAGGGCGCTTACAATTCCTGCTATTCTTCTGCCTTCGCTTTTAATGACCCCTGCATCCTGTTCGAGTTCTTCACGGCTATCTGCCATGAGAATGAGCTGGCTAGAGTTTATGATTGTATTGATGGGCGTGTTGACTTCATGGGCTATGCTTGCGGCTAATTCTCCAAGCATGGCAAGACGGCCAGCTCTGCGGGCTTCTTCTTCAGCTCTGATTATTTTCAGCTGAACCCTGGTTCTGGCAAGAAGCTCTTCCCGCGCAAACGGTTTTCCGAGATAATCGTTGGCTCCGCATTCAAGTCCTTTTGTAATATCAGACAGTCTTTTTCTGGCCGTTAGAATAATAATAGGAAGCTCTGTTATGCTGAACTTCCTGCGTAGCTCTTTGCAGACCTCGAATCCAGACAAACCAGGCATCATGAGGTCAAGCAGAATAAGATCGAATGATTCACCTGAGTCTACAAGAGCAAGGGCTTCCATGCCGTCCTTGGCGGTTGTGACAGCCATTCCTTCAAGCGAAAGATGATTTCTGAGGACCTGAAGATTAACCGGATCATCATCCACGGCGAGAATCCTGGCAAGACCTTTGGTATTGAAAATTGGATTCAGGTTTTCAAAATCATTTTCCGGCAAATTCTGTATGAACGGAGCAGGAGATTCAGACGGCGCTGCTAAAGCGTCGGGATCTTTACATACAGGAATTGTAAAATGGAATGTAGAACCTTTGCCTATGCTTGATTCTGCCCATAGCCTGCCGCCGTGAAGCTCTGTAAGGTGGTGGCTTATTGACAGTCCTAACCCTACTCCTCCCATGGATGCTGAAGAGTCATCCTGTTCAAAGGGCCGGAATATGATTTCCATACTATCAGGATGTATCCCAGTGCCTGTATCGCTGACAGCAATTTCTATCATGTCTTTCTTTTTTTTTGCTGAAACTCTTATTTCGCCTTTGTCTGTGAATTTTACGGCATTGCCCAAGAGGTTGAAAAAAATCTGTATAAGCCTGTCTTCATCGCCTTCTGCAAACGGGAGCCACATGGATATTGCGTTTTCAATGGAGATACCTTTTTTCTGGGCAAGAGGTTTTATTACTCCAATTGCAATATCTGCTATAGATCTTAAGTCCACAGCCTTAATATCTATTTTGAGGTCGTTATTTTCAAGTCTGGAAAAATCCAGAATATCATTGACAAGCGTGCTTAGCCTTTTTGCGCTGTTTACTATCATGATAAGATTTGCTGCAGACTGCCGTGAAAGCTCTCCCCCTGATCCAGCTAACATTGATTCTGAAAGTCCTATGATTCCTGAGAGAGGAGTGCGTAGCTCATGGGATGTGTTTGCCAGGAATTCGTCCTTGATCCTGTCAAGTTTTGAAAGTTTGAGATAGTTTTCTTTTAATTCAGAAGACAGGTTTTCAACTGATGAAAAAGCCTTGGAAAATCTGAGGGAAAGTGCAAAAGCCTGAAAAAGAACAAAAAAGAATACGCCCACATGAATCAGATAAACTGATTGAATAATATGCATATCTGTAAGCATATCATTTATGCCCGCAGACCCAATTATAATAAATCCTATTAGTATGAAGGTTGCTCCTTCAAGCTTTTTCAGCCTTGCTCTGTTAAGTTTAAAAAAACTGTATACGATCAGAAGAGCAGATGTGGAAAAATAGATCGGTACTAATGCTGTGAGAATAAATACAGGAATCGTAAGGCCAAGAAGTGTAAAAAAAACAGCCAGAATGCTGGATGCTATCAGTATTTTTCTTGAAAATTCTTTTGGGTAGAGGGATCTGAAAAATTGATAGCCCACTGGTATTGTAAGAAAGAAGAATATCTGATCAAGTCGGCTCAAAACCTGGATTGGAGTAACAGGCAAAAAAAGACGAATTACCCATGCACTTGAGTTTGAAACAAGGAAGTTTGCCATCCATAGAAGACAGTAAAAACCAAAGTAAAGGGTTGAAGGGTTTTTTCTGCGGAACAGAAAGAGGACCAGATGATATCCTCCCATCACAAGAAGACTGCCAACGAAAAATAGGGCTATGCCCCACTGTTTTGTCTGTTCGGCTGTAATTTGGTTATGATGACCAATTCTGACTGATGAGGTTATTCCACCTTCCCTGAAATAGTGATTCGAAACCTGAAGAACCAGCTCAATTGGCTCGCCGTCCGATTGGAATTCCGGCATCAGGACAGACGGATTTGGTACTTCGTTTTCTGATGATTTTCCAACTTTACCGCTTTCAGCAAGCAGTTGGCCATTTATCCAGAGCCTGTATGCGGAAGAAATGTCAAAAATGCGCAGGGCAAGTCTATCTTGTGCTTTTTCAGGTATTATTTTGAGTCTGTATGTGGCGTATCCTTTACCATTTATTTTTTTGCCTTCGTATTCATAATTTCTCCAAGTTGATGGAATAGGAAGGTAATCTGATTTTTCATGCCCTGAAATATTCTTAAAATCATCTGGTTCGAGGAGCTGGCCGAAATAAAATTCCCATTCCCCGTCGAGATTTACAGTGCCGTCTTTTTTTAAATTCCATCCTGACATATCTATTCTGCCCTTAATGGCTAACGGAGTCTTTTTATTCTCAACACATCCGGAGCAAATTGATAAAACAAGGATCAGGAAGAGACAAAAAAATATTTTGAATGTTCTTGAAATCAGAAAAGCCTCGTCAGATAACAGTTTTGATGTGCAAAATTTTGGATCTTTATTTCTTGGTTTTATTCTTTTTCATTATTGAAAAGATGTATACTTCACATCAATCATAAATTGAACTCTTCTGTTAGATGAAAGGTCAAAGTTCGCTTTTTGAAAAAAGCTTGGCAAAAACTTTTTGATTATGGATTCTTTTGCTTGAAAAACATATATTCTCAACTCGTGATAAAAAAACCATAAAAGTTTTGGGAAAGGTCTGGAAACCCCTTTTTCAAAATGGTTTTCCAGTAATAATGCACAACATGCTTGCCATTCAAACGGCCTGACTCATTGCAAATGTTCAAGCTGTGGCATTGATGAGTATGCATTATCATGCTTGATGGACTGTCTGCAACTGATCTGATCTCTTCTGATTATTAATGCTCTTCAACTATGTTTTTAAGGTATTACTATTACCAGATGACTATTATCAGATTGGCAGCCGTTCTTTTTTTTATTAGTGTTTATAATTGACAGATGTATCAACAACCTTTTTTGAGCAATAAAGGCTATGGACGAAAAATTTAAAATAATATCTTCTTTTACCCCTAAAGGCCATCAGCCCAAGGCAATCGAAACCCTCAGCAAAGGAATTATTTCTGGCAAGAATCATCAGACCCTTGTTGGTGTTACAGGTTCTGGAAAAACATTTACCATGGCCCATGTAATAGCAAACTGTAACAGGCCGGCTCTCGTTATTGCACCCAACAAGACCCTTGCTGCCCAGCTTTATCATGAATTCAAGGGGCTTTTCCCTGAAAGCGCCGTGGAATATTTTGTCAGCTATTATGACTATTATCAGCCAGAAGCATACATCCCCACGACTGATACATATATACAGAAAGATTCCGCCATAAATGAAATGATTGACAAGATGCGCCATTCAGCCACGAGATCTGTTCTTACCCGGCGCGATGTTCTGGTCGTTGCAAGTGTTTCCTGTATTTACGGTCTTGGCGCTCCAGAAGATTATCTTGCCATGCGCATAGAATTGGGTGTGGATGATGAACACACAAGGGAAAAGCTTCTTAAAGATCTTGTTTCCATGCATTATGAACGTAATGATATGGATTTTCATCGAGGGGTTTTCAGGGTGAGGGGAGACAGGGTTGAAATTTTTCCTGCATATGAAGAAGATGTTGCTTTACGCATAGAGTTTTTTGGAGATTTTATTGAAAGCATTTCTGAAATTGACCCTTTAAAAGGGTCTGTAACAAGAAAGCTGAAAAAAACCGCAGTTTTCCCTGGCAGCCATTATGTAACCATGAAGGAAACCAGAACCAGGGCAATTGAGACAATTTCAGCGGAACTTGCCCTGCGTGAGGCTTATTTCAAATCTGTGAACAAACTGATCGAGGCCCAAAGAATAGTTGAGCGCACAAATTTTGACCTTGAAATGATCGAAGAGCTTGGATACTGCAACGGTATCGAGAATTATTCCCGGCATCTTACCGGTCGAAATCCTGGAGAACCGCCTCCGACGCTTCTTGACTATTTTCCCGATGACCTGATTGTATTCCTTGATGAAAGCCACATGGCGGTTCCCCAGATACGGGCGATGTACAGTGGTGACCAGTCAAGAAAAAGCACTCTTGCTGAATTCGGGTTCAGGCTTCCGTCTGCCCTTGATAACAGACCTCTGAAATTTGAAGAGTTCAATAAAAGGGCTCACCAGGTAATATACGTTTCAGCTACTCCTGCTGATTACGAGTACGAGGTTTCAGGAGCGAATCTTGTCGAGCAGATAGTAAGGCCAACAGGTCTTGTTGATCCTTTGATTGATATTAGAAGTGCTGAAACCCAGGTTGACAATCTCCTTGAAGAGATTCGCCTGAATGTTGAAAAAGGCGGAAGGGTTCTTATTACAACCCTTACAAAGCGCATGGCAGAGGATCTCACCGACTATTACACCGATTTCGGGATCAGGGTCAAATACCTGCATTCGGATATCAAGACCCTTGAACGCATGGATATTATCCGCAGTTTAAGACTTGGAGAATTCGATGTTCTCATAGGAATCAACCTTCTGCGTGAAGGCCTTGATATTCCCGAAGTATCCCTTGTCGCAATAATGGATGCTGACAAGGAAGGTTTTCTGCGTTCAACCAGGGCCCTCATTCAGACATTCGGACGAGCAGCAAGAAATGTTGGCGGCAAGGTGATTCTTTATGCTGACAGGATGACGGATTCCATGCGCAGGGCGATTGATGAGACTGACAGAAGAAGAAAAATTCAGGAAGAATATAATATTGTTCATGGAATCATTCCCACAACCATTGAAAAAGAAGTCTCTGTTTATCTTCCTGTTCAGGAAAAGGCAATACCTCAGGATCTTTTTGTATCTGATAAAACCATAAAATTTGAGACAGTTAATGATATCGAGGCCATGATCAAAACGCTGGATAAAGAAATGAAAGAAGCGGCAAAGGAACTTATGTTTGAGAAAGCTGCCCAGATAAGGGACAGGATCAAGTCATTAAGGGCGCTTGAGCAGTTTGGGTGAGTTCTGTTTCCTGACAGGAGAGGGTATAATACTCAGTTTATGCCCTTTAATTAAGCAAGGCCGCAAAAAAGTCTTATTTTCGTTTTCCGTCATTCATGCGCAGGCCTGAATCCGCAAGTAATTGAAATTTCTTGATGACTGATCAGCTCAGGAATGACGCACACGCTCTTTTTGCCTTTTTGCGAGGACATCAAATTATCCATTAACGAATAGTAGCCGTCACCTGGTAGCACGTTTAAACACTCCAATTGAACTGCCATTCTCGATAAAATAATAATCGCCCATTTCCGCTATCAGAGCCCACCTACCATCACTTTTACGCACTGCAACCACGTATCCCGGCGTGTTAAAGGTCGGCCATTCCCAGGTAAAAACCAGGGATCGTTTAAATACGTTCTTCTTCAAGTCGGCCAGTCTTATATCATCTTTTGTGCCGGCCATCGGGATGCTCCAGGCGTTATGCAGCAGGATAACCTGTGCCGGATTCTCAAGCTCTACAGGTACGTTGTCGTGGAGGATTCCGGTGCCTGTTTTAGGCACTTCGTTCCACCTATCTTTATTAAAAAGATAATACAACGAGCTGAATCCCCAACCGCTATCCAAGCTTAATGAATTTTCTGTCCGCATTGTTGAAAGAGTCTTGACAGATTTTTGCGGACTGTCCTTGCTTTCCGTCAACGTAACTTTTTTGTTTACAGAGGACGGCCATCCTGTGGTGGAGAGTGTTGATCCGTCTACAAAAAACCATGTAATTGAGCCTGTTCCTGATTCGGAGTTAATATATCCAGGACCCAGGAGTTTGACCGCATCGCTGACAGTACTGCCTGATTTGATCTTTTCCTTCAGCTCCACCGGAAGTAGCTTGAATCCATTTTTGTTGCATACGACCATGCCATCAAACTTAAGTTCGAGGCCTTGTTCCCTGATTTTTATATCCGTTTTGTTGGAATCGTAATTATCAGAGCTTTTTACAGAACTGCCTTGGGCGGCTGTCATGGTCTCGGAAAAGTTTATTTTTGAATCCGCCATGTATAGAATTTCAAAATTATGATCATTGAAACATGCCCAAAAACGACGCAGTGGTTCTCCTTCCTTCTTATACAGGTCGTTTGCTCCTGGCACGAACCAGGATGACCAGTCGCCGCTGAACCATTGGATTTTATAAGCTATGATTTTGCAACCAAATTTTTTGTCAAGGTTCAGGTTCAGGCATTGATCCACCCACTCGTTGTCATTTCTGGGGGCGAATATCTGGGTTCCCACGAATGATTGGGTGGACAATTCCGGCAATGATGCGGTATTTTGATCAGCGCTGGCGAGTGAGCTAAATAGACCGATTATACATAGTATTATGATTATTCTCATATAGAATCATCCTGTTCGATAAGTGTAACTGATCGAATCCTGCATTTTATTATTTTTGAAAATACTATGCAGCAAATAATGAAATCAGCCAAGAATATCTTTTACGGCAAAACAGGGGGCTTTTTCTGGGCATTTTTCAGCTTGCGTCAGGTTGATCTTTGATGACTGAAAATAAACATTGCACAAGGCTCGGGCTTCCACAGCCTATGATCAGATGATTTTGATAGGAAGTTTTTAATTTTTTACATTGAAACATAAGGCGCCATCTAAGAATTATTATGAGAAATATTATTTCTGAAAAACTATCTTCAGCCCCGGATTCACCCGGAGTCTATCTGATGAAGGATGAAAAGGGCGAAATCATATATGTAGGCAAGGCCAAAAGTCTAAAAAAACGTCTTTCTTCATATTTTCTGAAGACAGATGCTCCTGATCTGAAAACA is from Desulforegula conservatrix Mb1Pa and encodes:
- the uvrB gene encoding excinuclease ABC subunit UvrB, producing the protein MDEKFKIISSFTPKGHQPKAIETLSKGIISGKNHQTLVGVTGSGKTFTMAHVIANCNRPALVIAPNKTLAAQLYHEFKGLFPESAVEYFVSYYDYYQPEAYIPTTDTYIQKDSAINEMIDKMRHSATRSVLTRRDVLVVASVSCIYGLGAPEDYLAMRIELGVDDEHTREKLLKDLVSMHYERNDMDFHRGVFRVRGDRVEIFPAYEEDVALRIEFFGDFIESISEIDPLKGSVTRKLKKTAVFPGSHYVTMKETRTRAIETISAELALREAYFKSVNKLIEAQRIVERTNFDLEMIEELGYCNGIENYSRHLTGRNPGEPPPTLLDYFPDDLIVFLDESHMAVPQIRAMYSGDQSRKSTLAEFGFRLPSALDNRPLKFEEFNKRAHQVIYVSATPADYEYEVSGANLVEQIVRPTGLVDPLIDIRSAETQVDNLLEEIRLNVEKGGRVLITTLTKRMAEDLTDYYTDFGIRVKYLHSDIKTLERMDIIRSLRLGEFDVLIGINLLREGLDIPEVSLVAIMDADKEGFLRSTRALIQTFGRAARNVGGKVILYADRMTDSMRRAIDETDRRRKIQEEYNIVHGIIPTTIEKEVSVYLPVQEKAIPQDLFVSDKTIKFETVNDIEAMIKTLDKEMKEAAKELMFEKAAQIRDRIKSLRALEQFG
- a CDS encoding sigma-54-dependent transcriptional regulator, with product MIQRILIIEDDASLRETFRRFLSKNGYSVDTACEFREAVTLTSKTEYDVIFTDINLSGKETGVDFLAECKTRGITTPIVIITGFPTVNSAAEAVRQGGYDYLCKPVELDILLHVTRGAIRHNSISREALRYRRNIEAIFQSVSDAMLSVDKHLTITDLNQSAVKFCMFSNTSVGQKLDHQEGDAHKNLCSEECRRRLINTVQESITTGKTASVYKYECPKHSSVYTLKVSPFKNGHNESNGAVIAISDETRISVLEKDLNRRRDFRKAIIGKSSPMQKIYSLIESLSDIRSTVLITGESGTGKELVAEALHFSGIRRDKPIVKVNCSALSESVLESELFGHIKGAFTGANTDRAGRFEKADEGTLFLDEIGDISPTLQQKLLRVLQEKEFEKVGDSQPIKVDVRIIAATNRDLKELVAQGTFREDLYYRLKVVEIRLPSLKDRREDIPLLTDFFLKEFCLEFNKKIEDVSSDVIKLFMEYPWPGNIRELRHIIEHASIICRNSIITSGDLPDDFARPSASENSSRSDQKNNSEAEALLTAMKETKWNKAETARILGISRQTLYRKLKDAGIE
- a CDS encoding ATP-binding protein translates to MSGWNLKKDGTVNLDGEWEFYFGQLLEPDDFKNISGHEKSDYLPIPSTWRNYEYEGKKINGKGYATYRLKIIPEKAQDRLALRIFDISSAYRLWINGQLLAESGKVGKSSENEVPNPSVLMPEFQSDGEPIELVLQVSNHYFREGGITSSVRIGHHNQITAEQTKQWGIALFFVGSLLVMGGYHLVLFLFRRKNPSTLYFGFYCLLWMANFLVSNSSAWVIRLFLPVTPIQVLSRLDQIFFFLTIPVGYQFFRSLYPKEFSRKILIASSILAVFFTLLGLTIPVFILTALVPIYFSTSALLIVYSFFKLNRARLKKLEGATFILIGFIIIGSAGINDMLTDMHIIQSVYLIHVGVFFFVLFQAFALSLRFSKAFSSVENLSSELKENYLKLSKLDRIKDEFLANTSHELRTPLSGIIGLSESMLAGSGGELSRQSAANLIMIVNSAKRLSTLVNDILDFSRLENNDLKIDIKAVDLRSIADIAIGVIKPLAQKKGISIENAISMWLPFAEGDEDRLIQIFFNLLGNAVKFTDKGEIRVSAKKKKDMIEIAVSDTGTGIHPDSMEIIFRPFEQDDSSASMGGVGLGLSISHHLTELHGGRLWAESSIGKGSTFHFTIPVCKDPDALAAPSESPAPFIQNLPENDFENLNPIFNTKGLARILAVDDDPVNLQVLRNHLSLEGMAVTTAKDGMEALALVDSGESFDLILLDLMMPGLSGFEVCKELRRKFSITELPIIILTARKRLSDITKGLECGANDYLGKPFAREELLARTRVQLKIIRAEEEARRAGRLAMLGELAASIAHEVNTPINTIINSSQLILMADSREELEQDAGVIKSEGRRIAGIVSALLSFARTGSGEKAPCRIGNIISESICLVEAKLRNDHIRLQIDIADNLPEINMNSQLITQVFLNIINNAAHALNEKYQGLDENKKIIIEGELINFGSDKLVRLTFKDFGTGIPESLINRIMMPFFTTKPVGKGTGLGLSVSQNIISDHRGSMVIESEAGISTTVIIDFPIIDKNQ